In Massilia violaceinigra, one DNA window encodes the following:
- a CDS encoding PAAR domain-containing protein, with translation MSWLLAGLLAGAAIAIAAVAIVGTGGLAAVAIVGGAAAMGAGLGEAMSTMSWAPKEVCGFIAGVGSLNVFTNKRPAARAHLDMTTCFKHAPPAPLPIATGSGNVYINGQPAARVDDTIVCSAVITSGSNNVYIGGGTQKTDDIFPEDLVPGWVHGALLVVGLGSAIVLAGPFIAVAGLAGGIAGGIGGDWLGGEIFGEGSDGQKWSALGGSVIGGLLGAKGGSALANKVIPKPLSDTQGFLKGGLGGMKEAAQNRAALAKELSEARVDAINNAPKTDFENGRKPVKASTVVDKRTGKVYQEDSGYPLPKTEDIHPTLRDRMPKPSLEEAHVPENCAEFKAANKALKDGARMEDLEMYTINRQKGGAPRCANCMVTTKGAHAITDH, from the coding sequence ATGAGCTGGCTGCTCGCAGGTTTGCTTGCGGGCGCCGCCATCGCGATCGCCGCGGTGGCCATTGTCGGCACCGGCGGCCTGGCCGCGGTCGCCATCGTCGGCGGTGCCGCCGCCATGGGCGCCGGCCTGGGCGAAGCGATGAGCACCATGAGCTGGGCGCCCAAGGAGGTATGCGGCTTCATCGCCGGCGTCGGCTCCCTCAATGTGTTTACCAACAAGCGTCCCGCCGCCCGCGCCCACCTCGACATGACGACCTGCTTCAAGCATGCGCCACCGGCGCCGCTGCCGATCGCCACCGGCAGCGGCAACGTGTACATCAACGGCCAGCCGGCGGCGAGGGTCGACGATACGATCGTCTGCAGCGCGGTGATCACTTCCGGCTCGAACAATGTGTACATCGGCGGCGGCACCCAGAAAACCGACGACATCTTCCCCGAAGACCTGGTGCCGGGCTGGGTCCACGGGGCCTTGCTGGTGGTCGGGCTGGGCAGCGCCATCGTGCTGGCCGGTCCGTTCATCGCCGTGGCCGGCCTGGCTGGCGGCATCGCCGGCGGCATCGGCGGCGACTGGCTGGGCGGCGAGATCTTCGGCGAAGGCTCGGACGGCCAGAAGTGGTCGGCGCTGGGCGGCAGCGTCATCGGCGGCCTGCTGGGCGCCAAGGGCGGCTCCGCGCTCGCCAACAAGGTCATTCCCAAGCCGCTGTCGGATACCCAGGGCTTCCTCAAGGGCGGGCTGGGCGGCATGAAGGAAGCGGCCCAGAACCGCGCGGCCCTGGCCAAGGAACTGTCCGAAGCCCGTGTCGATGCAATTAACAATGCGCCGAAAACCGATTTCGAGAACGGGCGCAAGCCGGTCAAGGCGTCGACCGTGGTCGACAAGCGCACCGGCAAGGTGTACCAGGAGGATTCCGGCTATCCCCTGCCGAAAACCGAGGATATCCACCCGACCCTGCGCGACCGCATGCCCAAACCAAGCCTGGAAGAGGCCCACGTGCCGGAAAACTGCGCGGAATTCAAGGCCGCCAACAAGGCCCTGAAAGATGGCGCCAGGATGGAAGACCTGGAAATGTATACTATCAACCGGCAAAAGGGCGGCGCCCCCCGTTGTGCCAACTGCATGGTCACGACCAAGGGCGCGCATGCCATCACCGATCACTGA
- a CDS encoding DcrB-related protein, producing the protein MDDQATQPYHANDLSFDLPAALRDKTMHMFTVSDQGASEFSLVISHADTQPEEELDDFSSRLVQEMGRALPKFQLRHSKETLLDGGPAIDLAYSWRKDGIFMHQRQVIALMRGTVPGSTQAIMIAATCLASFGDAWNATFDRMLASVRLRRPLAAGTAAGAANAPDAAAGPTPPFIFALSERRRMLNVFADRDEACRKTDAREVEQETWTFFDADGEALQAQFVVPNSGTLWRKAGSYLLAPPETAGATPLTACLPQGVVLQALAPALPFASIDEVRAYLLARAGGDGAALSGGALSGAALPGPLNRHG; encoded by the coding sequence ATGGACGACCAAGCAACCCAACCCTACCACGCCAACGACCTCAGTTTCGACCTGCCCGCCGCGCTCAGGGACAAGACCATGCACATGTTCACGGTCAGCGACCAGGGCGCGAGCGAGTTCAGCCTGGTCATCTCGCATGCCGATACCCAGCCCGAGGAGGAGCTCGACGACTTCAGCTCGCGCCTGGTCCAGGAAATGGGGCGCGCCCTGCCCAAGTTCCAGCTCAGGCACAGCAAGGAGACGCTGCTCGACGGCGGGCCGGCGATCGACCTGGCCTATAGCTGGCGCAAGGATGGCATCTTCATGCACCAGCGCCAGGTGATCGCCCTGATGCGGGGCACGGTGCCCGGCAGCACCCAGGCCATCATGATCGCCGCCACCTGCCTGGCAAGCTTTGGCGACGCCTGGAACGCCACCTTCGACCGGATGCTGGCGAGCGTGCGCCTGCGCCGTCCGCTGGCGGCGGGGACCGCGGCCGGTGCCGCCAATGCGCCGGACGCGGCCGCCGGACCGACCCCGCCCTTCATCTTCGCGCTGTCCGAGCGGCGCCGCATGCTCAATGTCTTCGCCGACCGCGACGAAGCTTGCCGCAAGACCGACGCGCGCGAAGTCGAACAGGAGACCTGGACCTTCTTCGATGCCGATGGCGAAGCCCTGCAGGCCCAGTTCGTGGTACCCAATTCCGGCACCCTGTGGCGCAAGGCCGGCAGCTATCTGCTGGCGCCGCCCGAGACGGCCGGCGCCACGCCGCTGACGGCCTGCCTGCCTCAGGGCGTGGTGCTGCAGGCGCTCGCGCCGGCCCTGCCGTTCGCCAGCATCGACGAGGTGCGCGCCTACTTGCTGGCGCGTGCCGGCGGCGACGGCGCGGCGCTATCCGGCGGGGCGCTGTCCGGCGCGGCGCTGCCCGGCCCACTGAACAGGCACGGTTGA
- the tssI gene encoding type VI secretion system tip protein TssI/VgrG, protein MTFQPVDKSPALAGIAGASPSDLATPLAAGKLATSVAGMAGADPTALAVGKTALDTAAAVQAGGGVEALAGGGVAIAAQASPEVAKALAVAGQAQAVAGQAKALADAAGSKLASAPSSLTQAVPAAVAAPAQLVIAEHPLAGQAVNDFATPESLFMPAPIDPSRAAPPSADPAGAASAGAAGGGGAANFVDGTRLLRFYSPLQGSKALLIESMSGVTSLSEQYVFQLNLLSKNASIDLKDLMGKNVSVGVQQADGSEHFINGYVNSFGFTHSDGGFAFYHAEIVPWFTYLKRRVNSRIFQDETVLGVLDKIFKGDYSGLATYEVRTSQTYKPENYIVQYDETDEHFTSRLMEKYGLFYYFEHSASGHIMVISDDSRNSSFCPPQKKHAEVTFNGGNRTQDKDSVTAFTAERMLQSTKLALNTFDFKAPNSMQYVEQPTVSVQGDVPSMEIYDGNPAFSYKNKDDGKREARQRMEVLEWQAKIFHGASDCRGLIAGHTLKLLEHHWFDAADGTDNDFLVLSVQYNARNNYFQRGMSDVYRNTFSAIRRKIPYRPRRAHRPPQMPGPQTATVVGPKGTEIHTDEFGRIKVQFHWDRYGRRDERSSCWIRVSQPWAGQGWGTISIPRIGQEVIIDYLEGDPDRPVCTGRLFNADQPVPYALPDAAHMMGFKSRSTPGGGGFSEMVIHDSKGKELINIHSQKDMVTTVQNKQDTLVHGPSQTNTVSTGFHVTTVKQHIETTSETAHIHQTANKNIELTAETEHIKQTAKTNIEGKAETGHIHLTATTDITLEVGASKIIMKADGTITIQGVHVDVIGSSRIDLNK, encoded by the coding sequence ATGACATTCCAACCTGTAGACAAATCCCCCGCCCTCGCCGGTATTGCCGGCGCGAGCCCCTCCGACCTGGCCACCCCGCTGGCTGCCGGCAAGCTGGCCACCAGCGTGGCCGGCATGGCCGGGGCCGATCCCACCGCCCTGGCGGTCGGCAAGACCGCACTCGATACGGCCGCGGCCGTGCAGGCGGGCGGTGGCGTGGAGGCGCTGGCGGGAGGTGGGGTCGCCATCGCCGCCCAGGCCAGTCCCGAGGTAGCCAAGGCGCTGGCCGTGGCCGGCCAGGCGCAAGCGGTGGCCGGACAGGCGAAAGCCCTGGCCGATGCCGCCGGCAGCAAGCTGGCATCGGCGCCGTCGTCACTGACGCAGGCGGTGCCGGCGGCCGTGGCGGCCCCCGCGCAACTGGTCATCGCCGAGCACCCCCTGGCCGGCCAGGCGGTCAACGACTTCGCCACCCCGGAATCGCTGTTCATGCCCGCGCCGATCGATCCGTCGCGCGCGGCGCCGCCGAGCGCCGATCCGGCTGGCGCGGCCAGTGCCGGCGCGGCCGGTGGTGGCGGCGCCGCCAACTTCGTCGACGGCACGCGCCTGCTGCGTTTCTATTCGCCGCTGCAGGGCAGCAAGGCCCTGCTGATCGAATCGATGAGCGGCGTGACCTCGCTGTCGGAACAATACGTGTTCCAGCTCAACCTGCTGTCGAAAAATGCCTCGATCGATCTCAAGGATCTGATGGGCAAGAACGTCAGCGTCGGCGTCCAGCAAGCCGATGGCAGCGAGCATTTCATCAACGGTTACGTCAATTCCTTCGGTTTCACGCACTCGGACGGCGGCTTTGCCTTTTATCACGCCGAAATCGTGCCCTGGTTCACTTACCTGAAGCGGCGCGTGAACTCGCGCATCTTCCAGGACGAGACCGTGCTCGGCGTGCTCGACAAGATTTTCAAGGGCGATTACAGCGGCCTGGCCACCTACGAAGTTCGTACCAGCCAGACCTACAAGCCGGAAAACTACATCGTCCAGTACGATGAGACGGACGAGCATTTCACCAGCCGGCTGATGGAAAAGTACGGCCTGTTCTACTACTTCGAGCACAGCGCGTCCGGCCACATCATGGTCATCAGCGACGACTCGCGCAACAGCAGCTTTTGCCCGCCGCAAAAGAAGCATGCCGAGGTCACCTTCAACGGCGGCAACCGCACCCAGGACAAGGATAGCGTGACGGCGTTCACGGCCGAGCGCATGCTGCAGTCGACCAAGCTGGCCCTGAACACCTTCGACTTCAAGGCGCCCAACAGCATGCAGTACGTGGAGCAGCCGACCGTCTCGGTGCAGGGCGACGTGCCGTCGATGGAAATCTACGACGGCAATCCGGCCTTTTCGTACAAGAACAAGGACGACGGCAAGCGCGAAGCGCGCCAGCGCATGGAAGTGCTGGAATGGCAGGCCAAGATTTTCCACGGCGCCTCGGATTGCCGCGGCCTGATCGCCGGCCACACCCTTAAGCTGCTGGAACACCACTGGTTCGACGCGGCTGACGGCACCGACAACGATTTCCTGGTGCTGTCGGTGCAGTACAACGCGCGCAATAACTACTTCCAGCGCGGCATGAGCGACGTGTACCGGAATACCTTCAGCGCGATCCGGCGCAAGATTCCGTACCGGCCGCGCCGCGCGCACCGCCCGCCCCAGATGCCGGGACCGCAGACGGCCACCGTGGTCGGCCCGAAAGGCACCGAGATCCACACCGACGAATTCGGCCGCATCAAGGTCCAGTTCCACTGGGACCGCTACGGCCGCCGCGACGAGCGCAGCTCGTGCTGGATCCGCGTGTCGCAGCCGTGGGCCGGCCAGGGCTGGGGCACCATTTCGATTCCGCGCATCGGCCAGGAAGTGATCATCGATTACCTCGAAGGGGACCCGGACCGCCCGGTCTGTACCGGCCGCCTGTTCAATGCCGACCAGCCGGTGCCGTACGCGCTGCCGGACGCGGCCCACATGATGGGCTTCAAGAGCCGCTCGACCCCGGGCGGCGGCGGCTTCTCGGAAATGGTGATCCACGATTCCAAGGGCAAGGAGCTGATCAATATCCATTCGCAGAAGGATATGGTCACCACGGTCCAGAACAAGCAGGACACGCTGGTCCATGGTCCGTCCCAGACCAATACGGTGAGCACCGGCTTCCACGTCACCACCGTCAAGCAGCACATCGAGACGACCTCGGAAACGGCGCATATCCACCAGACCGCCAACAAGAACATCGAACTGACGGCCGAGACGGAGCACATCAAGCAAACCGCCAAGACCAACATCGAAGGCAAGGCCGAAACCGGGCATATCCACCTGACCGCCACCACCGACATTACCCTTGAAGTGGGCGCCAGCAAGATCATCATGAAAGCCGATGGCACCATTACCATCCAGGGCGTGCATGTGGACGTGATCGGCAGCAGCCGCATCGACCTGAATAAATAA